In a genomic window of Nostoc sp. UHCC 0870:
- a CDS encoding nucleoside phosphorylase, translated as MSGERFYHIGFGQNDLGSTPPTMTLLSGDPERARLIAYTYLQDIRLLSENRGLNSYLGYLPNGRPILSATSGMGAPSLSIVVNELVQVGIKQIIRIGTCGSIQPHIPVGSIVISSAALCRQGAANDIAPVEYPAAADPFLTVALVKAAQALQIEHYLGITASVDTFYEGQERTDSANPYLMRSLNGITEEYRRLNILNYEMECGTLFKMAGVYGFAAAAVCGVVAQRTITEEVILSQKDMAVNQAIATAIYSVS; from the coding sequence ATGTCTGGAGAACGTTTCTATCACATTGGCTTTGGACAAAATGATTTAGGTTCTACACCTCCCACGATGACCCTATTATCTGGCGATCCTGAACGTGCGCGTTTGATTGCTTACACTTATTTACAGGATATACGGTTACTCTCAGAAAATCGGGGACTCAATAGCTATTTAGGATACTTACCCAATGGTCGCCCCATTTTATCTGCTACAAGTGGTATGGGTGCGCCTTCCTTAAGTATTGTTGTTAATGAGTTGGTGCAGGTAGGGATTAAACAAATTATTCGCATTGGGACTTGTGGCTCAATTCAACCCCATATCCCCGTCGGTAGTATTGTAATTAGTAGTGCAGCGTTGTGTCGTCAAGGTGCAGCTAATGATATTGCGCCTGTGGAATATCCAGCCGCCGCCGATCCGTTTCTGACGGTGGCTTTGGTGAAGGCTGCACAAGCATTACAGATTGAGCATTATCTGGGGATTACGGCTTCAGTCGATACCTTTTATGAAGGACAAGAACGCACCGATTCCGCCAACCCTTATTTAATGCGATCGCTAAATGGCATAACTGAAGAATATCGGCGGTTAAATATTTTGAACTACGAAATGGAATGCGGCACACTGTTTAAAATGGCGGGAGTATATGGATTTGCGGCTGCGGCTGTGTGTGGAGTCGTCGCACAACGCACCATAACAGAAGAGGTAATCTTATCTCAAAAGGATATGGCTGTGAACCAGGCGATCGCCACCGCTATATATAGCGTTTCCTAA
- a CDS encoding retropepsin-like aspartic protease family protein, with amino-acid sequence MINASKRMIKTINLALITVLPTLVFLALHHRVTAEDPGECFMINSSGRTIKLEKLCGVNTEKKIPLQPEKRIFRVPIKRRLGRTPVIDVTFNNKKTVEMILDTGANNTLITMGTANALQLKTTGVMTAQIADGSQIEFPISTVQLIAAGGAGVQNIEVAIAPKAPIGLLGNDFFGHYDIKILETTVEFHPR; translated from the coding sequence ATGATTAATGCTAGCAAGCGGATGATTAAAACTATTAATTTAGCTTTAATTACAGTCCTGCCGACGCTGGTATTTTTAGCATTACACCATCGTGTAACTGCTGAAGATCCAGGCGAATGTTTTATGATTAACTCCTCTGGTAGAACAATTAAACTAGAAAAACTTTGTGGCGTTAACACTGAGAAGAAAATACCTCTTCAGCCAGAAAAAAGAATATTTCGTGTTCCCATCAAACGCCGTCTGGGTAGAACTCCTGTAATTGATGTCACCTTTAACAACAAAAAAACCGTTGAGATGATTCTGGACACAGGTGCAAACAACACCCTGATTACGATGGGAACAGCAAACGCACTGCAACTCAAAACTACGGGAGTCATGACAGCGCAAATTGCCGATGGTAGCCAAATCGAATTTCCCATTAGTACGGTGCAATTGATTGCAGCAGGAGGTGCTGGAGTCCAAAATATAGAAGTAGCGATCGCACCCAAAGCCCCAATCGGATTACTCGGTAATGATTTCTTTGGTCATTATGACATTAAAATTTTAGAAACAACTGTAGAATTCCATCCTCGGTAA
- a CDS encoding glycosyltransferase family 2 protein — MTNPQLSIIIPMRDGVETSWLQEILKVHGSVEIILVYPPHVPFIPINDSRLRQITSPLRGELIQRVTALLNASGKYVLSINCDEYIHHNIIAIAEDYFSEFPDSYFFRLNQVQFPFGKLPIDKPWDYLPNIKNIEVRNPIKEKTYSEEEKKYTIREIPITPFDNKLDFFALFRGRRDQRGPHQENFDKKVWKNELVQEALKGVVSTLTIFGPFKYIPFWTADRLMGLSVQARFFEPGKIAGHWLPLPEQLRTEDNPPNQARKNRRYVLAEIPLLKQFPGFGYIWNLAILDRGGIFMVWFPRDTLKNIAQKLGLKKSNVS, encoded by the coding sequence ATGACAAATCCGCAGCTTTCTATAATTATCCCCATGAGGGACGGTGTTGAAACTTCATGGCTACAAGAAATTTTAAAAGTTCACGGTAGCGTTGAGATTATTTTAGTTTATCCTCCTCATGTCCCCTTCATTCCTATTAATGATTCTCGCCTACGTCAAATTACAAGTCCTCTTCGAGGAGAACTCATTCAAAGAGTTACGGCTTTACTGAATGCGTCAGGAAAATATGTTCTCTCCATTAATTGTGATGAGTATATTCATCATAATATTATTGCCATTGCCGAAGATTATTTTAGTGAATTTCCTGATAGCTATTTCTTTAGATTAAACCAAGTTCAATTTCCCTTTGGTAAATTACCAATTGATAAACCTTGGGATTACCTACCAAATATTAAAAATATTGAAGTTAGAAATCCGATTAAAGAAAAAACTTATTCTGAAGAAGAAAAAAAATATACAATTCGGGAAATTCCCATTACTCCCTTCGATAATAAACTTGACTTTTTCGCGCTTTTTCGAGGACGTAGAGATCAAAGAGGACCTCATCAAGAAAACTTTGATAAAAAAGTTTGGAAAAACGAATTAGTTCAGGAAGCACTCAAGGGTGTTGTATCGACTCTAACTATATTTGGCCCGTTTAAATATATTCCTTTTTGGACAGCTGACCGATTGATGGGATTATCTGTACAGGCAAGATTTTTTGAGCCTGGAAAAATAGCAGGTCATTGGCTACCTTTACCAGAACAACTCCGCACTGAAGACAATCCCCCCAATCAGGCGCGCAAAAATCGCCGTTATGTTTTAGCTGAAATACCACTGTTAAAGCAATTTCCAGGTTTTGGCTATATCTGGAACTTAGCAATATTAGATAGAGGCGGTATTTTTATGGTTTGGTTTCCCAGAGATACACTCAAAAATATTGCCCAAAAATTAGGTTTGAAGAAGTCGAATGTTTCTTAA